Proteins encoded by one window of Acidipropionibacterium virtanenii:
- a CDS encoding O-antigen ligase family protein — MSSRTRNGGSGPRGRARAAGTAARTWWSADPVAGCAELLAALLLVVLTFISTDQPIASDRAYPMLLVVMGVAGAACLVLAVVRGRESGRHGGTGRQGRRSLGLIALPFLAMLCWAGITIPMTTHVALTTRYGPLEHIRLPMASMVVPLVEAALTALVAVGLVALIGRDRLPGALWRIFLVLAASTLVAIGWEIATRQAFVRRAVDGMLMWRTSTQLGGQATYHLALLLGIGAAVDAIRRRRLVGASWFVIVALGLAIGLSGSRAGLICLGLFCVLLFFWGRSAGRPAGSRRVRILGALGLAALAVIGLVVVWLRGGGLVDHDRAETWKVAWRAVSVDPSTIIMGRGYATLWPWFAIESGIVPGAIHGLRRGPYGKSLAHAHNTIVQVTGELGVVGLVLLMVCLVTVVACCLRGFRGRYAGTCMALLASCPALLLDTYLVKNFQVSFVWWLVAAAVAVLMARPGDDTSLEPPEADRPGRP; from the coding sequence ATGAGCAGTAGGACGCGCAACGGCGGGAGCGGGCCGAGAGGACGCGCGCGGGCCGCAGGAACGGCTGCGAGGACCTGGTGGTCCGCCGATCCGGTGGCCGGGTGCGCCGAGCTCCTGGCCGCCCTGCTGCTGGTCGTGCTCACCTTCATCAGCACCGACCAGCCCATCGCTTCCGATCGCGCCTACCCGATGCTGCTGGTGGTCATGGGGGTGGCCGGGGCCGCCTGCCTGGTGCTGGCGGTGGTCCGAGGCCGGGAGTCAGGGCGTCACGGCGGGACGGGAAGGCAGGGGCGGCGGTCCCTGGGGCTGATCGCGCTGCCCTTCCTGGCCATGCTGTGCTGGGCGGGCATCACCATCCCGATGACCACCCATGTGGCGCTGACCACCCGTTACGGCCCCCTGGAGCACATCCGGCTGCCGATGGCGTCGATGGTGGTGCCGCTGGTCGAGGCGGCGTTGACGGCCCTGGTGGCTGTCGGGCTGGTGGCCCTGATCGGACGGGATCGGCTGCCGGGGGCGCTGTGGCGGATCTTCCTGGTGCTGGCGGCGTCCACCCTCGTCGCGATCGGCTGGGAGATCGCCACCCGCCAGGCCTTCGTGCGCCGCGCCGTCGACGGAATGCTGATGTGGCGCACCTCCACCCAGCTCGGGGGGCAGGCCACCTACCACCTGGCGCTGCTGCTGGGGATCGGGGCGGCTGTCGACGCGATCCGCAGGCGCCGTCTGGTCGGGGCGTCCTGGTTCGTCATCGTGGCCCTGGGCCTCGCCATCGGGCTCAGTGGATCGCGGGCCGGGCTGATCTGCCTGGGGCTGTTCTGCGTCCTGCTGTTCTTCTGGGGGCGGTCCGCCGGCCGGCCTGCGGGCAGTCGGAGAGTGCGGATCCTCGGCGCCCTGGGGTTGGCGGCCCTGGCCGTGATCGGCCTGGTGGTGGTGTGGCTGCGTGGCGGCGGGCTCGTCGACCACGACCGGGCCGAGACCTGGAAGGTGGCCTGGCGGGCGGTCAGCGTGGATCCCTCGACGATCATCATGGGCCGTGGCTACGCCACCTTGTGGCCGTGGTTCGCCATTGAGAGCGGGATCGTTCCCGGGGCGATCCACGGGCTGCGTCGCGGACCCTACGGCAAGTCCCTGGCCCACGCCCACAACACGATCGTCCAGGTGACCGGGGAGCTGGGCGTCGTCGGGCTGGTGCTGCTGATGGTCTGCCTGGTGACCGTCGTGGCGTGCTGCCTGCGCGGGTTCCGCGGCCGGTACGCGGGGACCTGCATGGCCCTGCTGGCCAGCTGTCCCGCACTGCTGCTGGACACCTACCTGGTGAAGAACTTCCAGGTCTCCTTCGTGTGGTGGCTGGTGGCCGCCGCGGTGGCGGTGCTGATGGCGAGGCCGGGGGATGACACGTCCCTCGAGCCTCCCGAAGCCGACCGGCCCGGCCGTCCCTGA